Proteins encoded in a region of the Thermocaproicibacter melissae genome:
- the clpB gene encoding ATP-dependent chaperone ClpB: protein MDTQKFTHKSLEAIQQAQTTALENNCMQIEQEHLADALLRQENGLIPQLLTKMGLDSGAVLRAVEQQVKKLPAVTGPGREPGKIYISPDVDAVLVEAEKQAERMKDEYISVEHIMLAMIEKPNSAMRSVFERFGIDRNRFLQVLSTVRGNTRVTSDSPEETYDALAKYGQDLVALARNHKLDPIIGRDDEIRSVILILSRKTKNNPVLIGEPGVGKTAIAEGLAQRIVRGDVPNSLKDRKVISLDMGALVAGAKYRGEFEERFKAVLNEVKKSEGRIILFIDELHTIVGAGKTEGSMDAGNLLKPMLARGELHCIGATTLNEYRQYIEKDAALERRFQPVMVEEPSVEDTIAILRGLKERYEVFHGVKIQDQALISAATLSNRYISDRFLPDKAIDLVDEACAMVRTEIDSMPVELDEISRRIMQHEIEEAALKKDTDPLAQEHLKLIQKELADERAQLKERKAKWENEKNAISKVRKLREEIEQVNAEIEKAERVYDLNKAAELKYGKLPALTKELKIEEENVEKAQSEDSLLHDRVTDEEIAKIVAKWTGIPVARLMESEREKLLRLEDILHERVVGQDEAVTKVSEAILRSRAGIQDPNRPIGSFLFLGPTGVGKTELAKALAQALFDDEKNMVRIDMTEYMEKFSVSRLIGAPPGYVGYEEGGQLTEAVRRHPYSVVLFDEVEKAHPDVFNILLQVLDDGRITDSQGRTVDFRNTIIILTSNLGSSYILDGIDEAGNISEEAKNQVNGLLKKQFRPEFLNRLDEIVFYRPLQRNEIYKIIDLQVADLQRRLQEKQLNVELTDAAKEFIMESAFDPVYGARPLKRFIQSRVETLIAKKIIAGGILPRTVLKIDVSDGHLTISEKPQIAAAE from the coding sequence ATGGATACCCAGAAATTCACACATAAATCGCTGGAAGCAATTCAGCAGGCGCAGACGACAGCTCTGGAAAACAACTGCATGCAGATTGAACAGGAGCATCTGGCAGACGCGCTGCTGCGGCAGGAAAACGGATTGATTCCCCAGCTGCTCACCAAGATGGGGCTGGACTCCGGTGCTGTGCTTCGCGCTGTGGAACAGCAGGTCAAGAAGCTGCCCGCCGTGACCGGCCCCGGACGCGAGCCGGGAAAAATCTACATTTCTCCGGATGTAGACGCTGTTCTCGTCGAAGCGGAAAAACAGGCCGAACGCATGAAAGATGAATACATTTCCGTGGAACACATCATGCTTGCAATGATTGAAAAGCCGAATTCTGCGATGCGCAGTGTGTTCGAGCGTTTCGGCATTGACCGCAATCGCTTCCTGCAAGTGCTTTCCACCGTGCGCGGGAATACGCGCGTCACAAGCGACAGTCCGGAGGAAACTTACGATGCGCTTGCAAAATACGGCCAGGACCTAGTGGCACTTGCCAGAAACCATAAACTTGACCCGATTATCGGCCGCGATGATGAAATCCGAAGCGTAATACTGATTCTCTCACGGAAAACGAAAAACAACCCTGTGCTCATCGGTGAACCGGGCGTCGGCAAAACGGCGATTGCTGAAGGTCTTGCCCAGCGCATTGTGCGCGGCGATGTACCGAACAGTCTTAAGGACCGCAAGGTCATCTCGCTGGATATGGGTGCGCTCGTAGCCGGAGCGAAATACCGCGGCGAATTTGAAGAGCGGTTCAAGGCCGTTTTGAATGAGGTAAAAAAGAGTGAAGGCCGCATTATTCTGTTTATTGATGAGCTGCACACCATTGTGGGTGCGGGCAAAACGGAAGGCAGCATGGATGCGGGCAACCTTCTGAAACCGATGCTTGCCCGCGGTGAACTGCACTGCATCGGTGCGACAACGCTCAACGAGTACCGCCAGTACATTGAAAAAGACGCGGCTCTCGAACGCCGCTTCCAGCCCGTCATGGTCGAGGAGCCCTCCGTGGAAGACACCATTGCCATTCTGCGCGGTCTGAAAGAGCGCTACGAAGTGTTTCACGGAGTAAAAATTCAGGACCAAGCTTTAATTTCGGCGGCGACGCTGAGCAACCGTTATATCTCGGACCGTTTCCTGCCCGACAAGGCAATCGACCTTGTAGACGAGGCGTGCGCAATGGTCCGCACGGAAATCGACTCGATGCCGGTAGAACTGGACGAAATTTCCCGCAGAATCATGCAGCACGAAATTGAGGAAGCGGCTCTGAAAAAAGACACCGATCCTCTTGCACAGGAGCATCTGAAATTGATTCAGAAGGAGCTTGCGGACGAACGTGCACAGCTGAAAGAACGCAAGGCAAAATGGGAAAACGAAAAGAACGCAATCAGCAAAGTGCGCAAGCTGCGTGAGGAAATTGAGCAGGTCAACGCGGAAATTGAAAAGGCAGAGCGCGTTTATGACCTGAACAAGGCTGCCGAACTGAAATACGGCAAGCTACCTGCACTGACAAAAGAACTGAAAATTGAAGAAGAAAATGTAGAAAAGGCGCAAAGCGAAGATTCTCTGCTGCATGACCGTGTAACGGACGAAGAGATTGCGAAAATCGTAGCCAAATGGACGGGTATCCCCGTTGCACGGTTGATGGAAAGCGAACGGGAAAAGCTGCTCCGCCTCGAAGATATTCTCCATGAACGCGTCGTTGGGCAGGACGAGGCCGTAACAAAAGTGTCCGAAGCGATTCTCCGTTCACGCGCAGGAATCCAAGACCCGAATCGCCCCATCGGTTCGTTCCTGTTCCTCGGGCCGACCGGCGTCGGCAAAACGGAGCTGGCAAAAGCCCTTGCTCAGGCACTGTTCGACGATGAAAAGAACATGGTCCGCATTGACATGACGGAATACATGGAGAAATTCTCGGTATCGCGGCTCATTGGAGCACCTCCGGGCTACGTCGGCTATGAAGAAGGCGGACAGCTTACCGAAGCGGTGCGCCGTCACCCCTACTCGGTCGTTTTGTTCGACGAAGTGGAAAAGGCTCATCCCGATGTATTCAACATTCTTCTGCAGGTTCTCGACGACGGGCGAATCACGGATTCTCAGGGACGCACGGTCGACTTCCGCAACACCATCATTATTCTGACCTCGAACCTCGGCTCCAGCTATATTCTCGATGGCATTGACGAAGCCGGAAACATCAGCGAGGAGGCAAAAAATCAGGTCAATGGTCTGCTGAAAAAGCAGTTCCGCCCCGAATTCCTCAACCGACTCGATGAGATTGTGTTCTACCGTCCGCTCCAGCGCAATGAAATTTACAAGATAATTGACTTGCAGGTTGCTGACTTACAGCGCCGTCTGCAGGAAAAGCAGCTAAACGTGGAACTGACCGACGCGGCGAAAGAGTTCATCATGGAAAGCGCTTTCGACCCTGTATACGGCGCAAGGCCGCTGAAGAGGTTCATTCAAAGCCGTGTGGAAACGCTGATTGCAAAGAAAATCATTGCAGGCGGTATTCTCCCCCGCACGGTGCTCAAAATCGACGTAAGCGACGGACACCTGACGATAAGCGAAAAGCCGCAGATTGCTGCCGCAGAATAA
- a CDS encoding cupin domain-containing protein: MDRRYFERMQEKLDQLKAANRPEPIRSDGAGALDLGPRNLQRDEQSPDMLVPPATDHGLLPNLKFSFSDTHVEIKPGGWSREITKRELPVSDTFAIVDMNLSPGVREMHSHQQSEFGFVLVGGARVTAVDEMGRNFIADCKPGEGWIFPKNIPHSIQGLHEGCEFLMLFDKGTYSENNTFSISELFSHLPKDVLSANFGCPESVFDKIPKEEVYITDGGDPGPIESQTIQSPYGTVPNTYKHELINVKPIMGEGGSIRILDQRNFPACKTVSCAMVEVEPGAMREIHWHTNNDEFQYYIQGQARMTVFMPGPKARTFNYQAGDVGYVPVGGFHYVQNTGNEKLIYLEFFNSDHYSDVSLAQWMANTPKEVIQSILNLPDDFISKLKKETCPVVRYPGYEFPPAQGTPQNVKYFRNFDFKKRDVKLGASDVMGQNQ; the protein is encoded by the coding sequence ATGGATCGACGGTATTTTGAAAGAATGCAGGAAAAACTGGACCAGCTGAAAGCGGCGAACCGGCCGGAACCGATTCGGAGCGACGGGGCAGGTGCTCTTGACCTGGGGCCTAGGAACCTGCAGAGAGATGAGCAATCGCCCGATATGCTTGTACCTCCGGCAACAGACCACGGCCTGCTGCCGAACCTGAAGTTTTCTTTTTCAGACACTCATGTTGAAATCAAGCCGGGCGGGTGGTCGCGCGAAATCACAAAGCGCGAACTTCCGGTATCAGACACATTTGCCATCGTTGATATGAACCTTTCTCCGGGCGTTCGGGAAATGCATTCCCACCAGCAGTCGGAATTTGGTTTTGTGCTGGTCGGTGGCGCCCGCGTGACAGCCGTTGACGAAATGGGCCGCAATTTTATTGCGGACTGTAAACCCGGTGAGGGATGGATTTTTCCGAAGAATATTCCGCATTCCATTCAGGGGCTTCATGAGGGCTGCGAATTCTTGATGCTTTTTGATAAAGGCACTTATTCCGAAAACAATACGTTTTCAATCAGCGAGCTGTTCTCCCATCTGCCAAAAGATGTTTTGTCGGCGAATTTCGGGTGTCCGGAGTCCGTGTTTGACAAAATACCGAAGGAAGAAGTCTATATTACCGATGGCGGCGACCCGGGGCCGATTGAATCCCAGACCATTCAGTCACCGTATGGAACCGTTCCGAACACGTACAAGCATGAACTGATTAACGTCAAACCCATTATGGGGGAAGGCGGTAGCATCCGTATTCTGGACCAAAGGAATTTCCCTGCCTGCAAAACTGTTTCTTGCGCTATGGTTGAGGTAGAGCCCGGTGCCATGCGCGAGATCCATTGGCATACCAATAATGATGAATTCCAGTATTATATCCAGGGGCAGGCTCGGATGACGGTATTTATGCCCGGGCCGAAGGCACGCACGTTCAATTATCAGGCGGGCGACGTAGGCTATGTGCCGGTGGGCGGTTTCCACTATGTTCAAAATACCGGAAACGAAAAACTGATTTATCTGGAATTCTTCAACAGCGACCACTATTCGGACGTCTCGCTTGCCCAGTGGATGGCAAATACCCCGAAGGAAGTCATTCAGAGTATTTTGAACCTTCCGGATGATTTTATCAGCAAGCTGAAAAAAGAGACCTGCCCGGTAGTCCGTTACCCCGGCTATGAATTCCCGCCGGCGCAGGGTACACCGCAGAATGTAAAATACTTCAGGAATTTTGATTTCAAGAAAAGGGATGTTAAGCTCGGGGCAAGCGACGTCATGGGCCAGAATCAATAA
- a CDS encoding DNA alkylation repair protein: protein MNRIEANIQSRLFGLQDLNYRSFQCKLIPTVAPENVIGVRTPELRKIAKELSGTTEANEFLKILPHKYYEENNLHGFLIDLMTDYDQVIDSLDKFLPYVDNWATCDMMCPKVFKKHLPSELLEKIREWLKSSHTYTIRFAIEMLMTFYLGDLFLPEYPEMVAAVRSEEYYVKMMIAWYFATALAKQYDAVLPLLEQHRLETWTHNKAIQKAIESYRITDEQKAYLRTLKVKD from the coding sequence ATGAACCGTATTGAAGCGAACATACAATCCCGATTATTTGGATTGCAGGACCTAAACTACCGCAGCTTTCAATGCAAGTTGATTCCGACTGTTGCACCCGAAAACGTAATTGGCGTTCGCACCCCCGAACTGCGTAAGATTGCAAAAGAACTTTCCGGAACAACAGAAGCAAACGAATTTCTGAAAATTCTGCCACACAAATATTATGAAGAGAACAACCTTCATGGCTTTCTCATTGATTTGATGACGGATTACGACCAGGTCATTGATTCCCTGGATAAGTTTTTGCCCTATGTGGACAACTGGGCCACCTGCGACATGATGTGCCCCAAAGTGTTCAAAAAACATCTGCCGTCGGAACTGCTCGAAAAAATTCGCGAATGGCTGAAGTCGAGTCACACTTACACGATTCGCTTCGCCATTGAAATGCTAATGACTTTTTACCTGGGTGACCTCTTTCTTCCGGAGTACCCGGAGATGGTTGCGGCAGTAAGGTCCGAGGAATACTATGTAAAGATGATGATTGCATGGTATTTTGCGACGGCACTGGCGAAACAATATGACGCTGTTCTCCCGCTCCTCGAGCAGCACCGTCTGGAAACGTGGACCCATAACAAAGCGATTCAGAAGGCGATTGAAAGCTACAGAATCACGGATGAGCAAAAAGCTTATCTCCGGACTTTGAAGGTGAAGGATTAA
- a CDS encoding HD-GYP domain-containing protein, whose product MPTHSNHGMRVAYISARLAKKIGFSESSLFDLISYSLLHDNGVMASLRKMKDKGVTISTDSGAVEAMPLHCIEGEKNLANFPFLMKRENVILYHHENYDGSGFFGIAGNKIPIFSRIIHLADLMAIWYSSGMGTDQVMDSIVQNVHMFDPDLCEAALELSANVEFWLDLNDMFVQRALVAMQPKVSREFDFRKLREISQIFSRIIDAKSPFTGSHSRGISEKTGFICQYYEFDEQTYWQMRVAADLHDLGKLIVPSSILDKPGKLSRDEFRMIQAHPYYTRKILERIDGFEEITEWASNHHEKLNGSGYPYGRDSSNLDFNSRILACVDIYQALTEDRPYRKAMEHRKAINIMKDMAAQGQIEASVTEDMDSIFSGVMN is encoded by the coding sequence TTGCCAACACATTCCAATCACGGAATGCGTGTTGCGTATATTTCTGCGCGCCTTGCGAAGAAAATCGGTTTTTCTGAGTCTAGCCTTTTCGATTTAATTTCCTATTCACTCCTTCATGATAACGGCGTAATGGCTTCTCTTCGCAAGATGAAGGATAAAGGAGTTACTATTAGTACAGATAGTGGTGCGGTTGAGGCAATGCCTTTGCACTGCATCGAGGGTGAAAAAAATCTTGCGAACTTTCCGTTCCTGATGAAGCGTGAAAACGTGATTCTTTATCACCACGAGAATTACGACGGAAGCGGATTCTTCGGCATTGCAGGCAACAAGATTCCAATCTTTTCACGAATCATCCATCTGGCGGACTTGATGGCAATTTGGTATTCCAGCGGTATGGGAACGGATCAAGTTATGGATTCCATCGTCCAGAATGTACATATGTTTGATCCGGATTTGTGTGAAGCGGCTCTGGAACTGAGCGCCAATGTGGAGTTTTGGCTCGACCTGAATGATATGTTTGTACAGCGGGCGCTTGTTGCGATGCAGCCTAAAGTGAGCCGTGAGTTTGACTTCCGAAAGCTCCGCGAGATTTCTCAGATTTTCAGCCGAATCATCGACGCCAAGTCGCCGTTTACCGGTTCTCATTCGCGGGGAATCAGTGAAAAGACCGGATTTATCTGCCAGTATTATGAATTTGACGAGCAAACGTATTGGCAAATGCGTGTTGCAGCCGACCTGCATGATTTGGGAAAATTGATTGTACCGAGTTCGATTCTGGATAAGCCCGGAAAGCTTAGCAGGGACGAATTCCGCATGATTCAGGCCCATCCGTATTATACCCGCAAAATTTTGGAGCGGATTGATGGCTTTGAAGAGATTACCGAATGGGCTTCCAATCACCATGAAAAACTGAATGGCTCCGGCTATCCCTATGGGCGCGACAGCAGCAATCTTGATTTCAATTCCCGCATCCTTGCTTGCGTTGATATCTATCAGGCCTTAACAGAGGATAGGCCGTACCGGAAGGCTATGGAGCATCGGAAAGCAATTAACAT